Proteins from a genomic interval of Zingiber officinale cultivar Zhangliang chromosome 2A, Zo_v1.1, whole genome shotgun sequence:
- the LOC122044089 gene encoding uncharacterized protein LOC122044089 yields the protein MEEAKQRAATAVAEEEEEEEEEASVSLKDLSRKFDEFARERDWEQYHNPRNLLLAMVRYSRKEQVGKELFDVLLYLIRLSDACGIDLGDAARKKIVKITTSFWVERFRRSGHLYAYKHRPMMHRPKRQEGASLIHYAYNDDKSNQSH from the coding sequence ATGGAAGAAGCGAAGCAGAGAGCAGCAACAGCAGtagcagaggaggaggaggaggaggaggaggaggcaagCGTGAGCCTCAAGGACCTCTCCAGGAAGTTCGACGAGTTTGCCAGGGAGAGGGACTGGGAACAGTACCACAACCCCAGAAATCTGCTCCTCGCCATGGTACGCTACTCTCGTAAGGAGCAGGTGGGCAAGGAGCTTTTCGACGTCCTGCTCTACCTGATAAGGCTTTCCGATGCTTGTGGGATTGACCTCGGAGATGCAGCCAGGAAGAAGATCGTGAAGATCACGACTAGCTTTTGGGTTGAAAGATTCAGGAGGAGTGGGCATCTCTATGCTTACAAGCACCGACCTATGATGCATAGGCCAAAAAGGCAGGAGGGGGCATCACTAATTCACTATGCTTACAATGATGATAAATCTAATCAATCTCATTGA